Below is a window of Flammeovirga kamogawensis DNA.
TCAGGTAGTGTTTGGAATACAATGCCAGGGCATGTTCATGATAGAAGAATGGAAGTTTATTTATACTTCGAAGTTCCTCAAGAACAAGCTGTTTGCCACTTTATGGGGCAGCCAGACCAATCTAGACATATCTGGATGCATAACGAACAAGCTGTAATCTCTCCAGCATGGTCTATGCACTCTGGTTCTGGTACTTCTAACTATACATTTATATGGGGTATGGCAGGTGAAAACCTTGATTATGGTGATATGGATACGTTCAAAATCACTGATTTAAAATAACAAACACTACTATGGAGGTAGACCTTCTATCTCCTATTATTCAACCAACTTTATAGAAAACGAAATATTATGATTTTAGATAATTTCAATTTGCAGGGTAAACGTGCCTTAGTAACTGGTGGTACACATGGTTTAGGTATGGCAATTGCCACTGGTTTAGCAGAAGCTGGAGCAGAACTTATTATTAATGATGTATTTGAGCCAAAGTTAAAAGAGGCAATAGAAACTTATAAATCAAAAGGTTTTAAAGCACACGGTTATGTTTTTGATGTAACAGATGCTGTAAATGTTAAAGCTAAAGTTGCTCAAATTGAAGAAGAAGTTGGTCCTATTGATATTCTTGTAAACAATGCAGGTATCATTAAGAGAACTCCTGTTTTAGAAATGGAAGTAGAAGATTTCCGTCAGGTAATTGATATCGATTTAGTAGGTCCTTTTATCATGGCTAAATATGTTGGAGAGCACATGGTAAAAAGAGGTGAAGGTAAGATCATCAATATGTGCTCTATGATGTCTGAACTTGGTAGAAATAGCGTTTCTGCGTATGCTGCAGCAAAAGGTGGTTTAAAAATGCTTACTAGAAACCTTGCTACAGAATGGGCAAAATACAATATTCAAGTGAATGGTATCGGACCAGGTTATTTTGCAACAACACAAACTGCAGAGATTCGTGTAGATGGCCATCCATTTAACGATTTTATTCTAAATAGAACTCCTGCTGCACGTTGGGGCGACCCAGAGGATTTACAAGGTGCTGCAGTATTCTTATCATCTAAGGCTGCAAATTTTGTGAACGGTCATGTGGTATATGTAGATGGTGGTATTCTTGCTACTATTGGCAAACCTCATAACGAAGAGTAAACTATAAATTAAAAAAAGCTACTTCGCTAAGGAGTAGCTTTTTTTCCCTTACATCAATTAAAGCAATATCATGGATACTACAATTGAAAAAGCGCCTTTAGTAAATGAAGACGTAAAAAGTGAACAACTAACTGAAAAGAAAAGTAATTATAGATATAGAATACTATCGCTGTTGTTTATGGCTACGACTATAAATTACATGGATAGGAGTATAATGGGGGTTTTAGCACCAACATTAGAAACACTTTTTGATTGGACAAAAACAGACTATGCAAATATTAATATCGCTTTTAAATTAGCGTATGCCATTGGTATGTTATCCATGGGGGGTATAATTGATAAGTTTGGGACAAGAATTGGTTATGTAACTTCTATTGCTATTTGGAGTGCATTTGGAATGATGCATGCCTTATTACGCCCTGCTTTTGGGTTATTTGCATTTATGGCTGCTCGTTTTGGTCTTGGTTTTGGAGAAGCAGGTAACTTTCCTGCAGCTGTAAAAACCGTAGCAGAATGGTTTCCTAAAAAAGACCGTGCATTTGCCACTGGTATTTTTAACGCAGGTTCTAATGTAGGGGCTATTCTTGCACCTATTGCAGTTGGTTTAATTGTTCAAGAAGATGGGACAAACTGGCAATATTCTTTTCTTGTAACGGGTATCTTTAGTGCTATCTGGATTCTTTTATGGCTTAAGTTTTATAAAAAACCGAAAGAATGTAAAGGGGTTAATAAAGCAGAGTTAGATTATATTCAACAAGATGATATCAATGAAGGTATTACTGAAGAAGAGGAAGTAATTAAACTTCCTTGGTCTAAAGTAGCTAAAATGAAAGAAACATGGGCATTTGCAGTTGGTAAGATGACGGATGGTGTTTGGTTCTTTTTCATGTTCTGGAGTGGTATGTTCTTTAAAGATACCTTTGGTGTTAGTATTAAAGAATTAGGTGCTGCATTAGTATTAGTTTATGTTTTTGCAGACTTAGGTAGTATTGCAGGTGGTTATCTATCTCGTTATTTTATAGACAAAGGTTGGTCGCTTAATAAAGCAAGAAAAACATCTTTATTAATTTGTGCTTTATGTATTGTTCCTGTGGTTTTTGCTACTCTAACAGAGAACCAATGGATAGCTGCAATATTAATTGCCATTGCTTCTGGAGGGCATCAAGCATGGTCAGCAAATTTATTTACACTTGCTTCTGATATTATGCCAAAACAAGCTACTGCTTCTGTAGTTGGTATTGGCGGTATGGTTGGTGCTGTTACAGGTATGGCTATCGATTTCTTTTTAGGTAAATACCTAGACTCTTTCGGAGATGGCACCTACTTTTGGATGTTCTTAATTGCAGGTTGTTCTTATTTAGTAATTCTTGGAATTATTCAATTGATATCACCAAATTTAACACCAGCAAAAATTAAATAAATTTTGAAAAAGGTAGTTCTTAGACTTCAATCAAGTACTACCTTTTAATAGCTTTTTTGAGTATGATGATGAATAAATTAACAACAATTCTTTCGGTACTAACACTACTTATATTCTGGAGTTGTCAGAAAAACACAACCACTACTAGTAAAGAGAAAAAGCCAAATATCATCTTTGTATACCTTGATGATTTAGGATATGGAGATCTTTCTAGTTACGGCGGTGATATCTCTACACCTAACATAGATAATATGGCGAATGGTGGTGTTAGATTTACCAATGCCTATGCATCTTCTGCAACATGTACACCAAGTAGATATGCTGCTTTTACGGGTATTTATCCTTGGAGAGAAAAAGATGCTAAAATTTTACCTGGTACTGCTCCAATGCTTATTGGAAAACAACAAATGACAGTACCTAAAATGCTCCGTGAGCAAGGCTATGAAACGGCTATTATTGGCAAATGGCATATGGGCTTAGGCAATGGGCAAAACAATTGGAATGAGCACATTTCACCAAATCCAAATGATGTTGGTTTCGATTATTCTTTCATTATGGCTGCTACACAAGACCGTGTACCAACTGTATTTATTGAAAACGGCAATGTAGTTGGGTTAGATAAAAATGATCCGATTGAAATCAATTATAACAAGAATTTCCCTGGCCAAACTTCGGGTAAAGAAAACCCTGAATTAACAACTATGAAGTGGCACCATGGACACAATTCTAGTATCATTAATGGTATTCCTAGAATTGGATATATGAAAGGTGGAAAAGCAGCCATTTGGGACGATCAAGAAATGACAAATACATTCCTTGGTGGTGTAAAAGAATATATTCATGAGCATAAATCTAATGATAAACCTTTCTTTTTAGCATACACCATGCAACAACCTCATGTACCTCGTACTCCACATCCAGACTTTATTGGAAAATCTGGTAAAGGCCCCAGAGGAGATGTAATTATGGAAGCTGATTGGGCTATCGGTGAGCTAATGAAAACACTAGAAAAAGAAGGTATTGCAGAGAATACACTCATTATTTTCTCATCAGATAATGGTCCAGTTTTAAACGATGGTTATTATGACGATGCTGTTGAAAAACTGGGGAATCATAAACCTAGTGGCAATTTAAAAGGTGGTAAATATAGTCTTTTTGATGCCGGTACACATGTTCCATTCATCACGTATTGGAAAGGAACTATTCAGCCAAAGGTATCAGATGCTTTAGTTTGTCAATTAGATATTTTAAGTTCATTGGCCGGCTTAACTGGAAGTAATATTACTACAAAAGATTCTGAAGATATGCTAAATGCATTCTTAGGAAAAACAACTGTAGGTAGGTCTAAATTAATATTAGAAGCAAATACAAAAACGTTACTTCGTGAAGGTGATTGGGTAATGATACCTCCATATCAGGGGCCAAAAGTAGAGACACAAGTAAACATTGAGTTAGGTAATGCAGATGAATTCCAATTGTATAATATCAAGGAAGACCCATCGCAAAACAATAACCTTGCTCAAACAAATAAAAAGAAACTACAAGAAATGATCAACTCTTTTGAGAAAGTTCGAGGCAATGATTATCAAAAAGTTGAACAACTAGAATTGAAATAACCAATATATTTAAACTTCCTTTTAAAGGTCAGTATTAATTGAATACTGACCTTTTTATATTAAAATAGCAGCTTAGAAATCATGAAAATGAAATTTTATCAATTCGCATTTTTACTGTTGTGTATTAGTGGAGTAGCGAGTGCACAACAACCTTATACACAAGGAAAATTATTGTTCGAAGAAGATTTTTCTTCCGAAGAATCATTTACTAATAATTGGCAAGTACAGTTATTTAAAAAAGGTAGTGAAAAAGCAGGATATTATCATGTTAAAAATGGGAAGTTAGAGGTCCTTTCTGAATCGGGGTGTACTGTTTGGCTTACTAAAAAATTAAAAGGGAATGTAAAGATTGAATATGATGTAAAAGTAGACACTTCTGGAGTAAGTCAGCTAGGTAAAATAATGATCTCTGATGTCAATTGTTTTTGGATGGCATCAGCTCCAAAGGGTAAATCATTATTTGATTCTTCTTATAACGGTATGTTTTTAAATTACCATAATATGCAGGCTTACTATGCTAGTTTAGGAGGTAGATTTAATACAACTACTCGCTCTAGAAGATACCCGAGAGATATAGATAGTAAACATGTAAAGCATATATCTTTGGGTTATCAAGATGGCAAAGAAAAGATAAAAGATGCTCAAGAAATGCATATTACACTCATTTCTTATAACGGATTAGTACAATATTTTGTCAATAATAAATTGGTATACGAATTCAAACCTGATACAATAGTTCAAACAGAAATAGATAAAGTAAAAGGTGTTGAAAATGTCACTTATTCACTTAAAAAATACCCTGCCTACACAAAAGGTTATTTTGGGTTTAGATTAACTACTTCAAGACATTTTTATGATAACGTAAAGATTTACAGATTGAATTAACCTTTACCACTATTCTTTACCCTGTAGGCTATTTCAGTAAAATGGAATAGCCTTTTTTTGAATCAGAATTTTACAATACCATAATAGTTGATTTGGACGGTAGTAAACGCTGTTTATGAAAATTACTATCTGCTTTATTAGATTTAAATGGGAACTTCTTTTCTAAACCTATATAATATCTTAAAGATAGCGTATCACCTAGGTTAGGCTGAAACTTTGCAAAATATGTATTACTATAGCTATTCGCGGTAGAAGAAAACTCTCCATAGCCTTTAAAACTTTCATCGTTGAAAAACACGCCTAATCCATATTCAATTTTATACTTCTCGTTGTAAGTATATAAAAAAGTAGATGTACTATTTGGCTTTTGAAGCTTCAATTCATCAGACGAAATATTACCCATTACCGTAACAACGTATACATCTTTTAAATTTACTCCTTTTACTTTCACTTCACTATCATAATAAGACTTCCCTTCCCAAAGTTGGATAACTTCAGATAAAGCATAAGTAGCACCATCAATTATAATAGGTAAATAATCTACTTGTACTATTGTTCTATATTTTCCAGTTGATATCACTTCTATGTTTTCTATGGAATCCATTCTAAAAATTTCACCATTTTTTTGTAGCGCTAATTTACCACTTGTTACTTCTATTCTTTTAGCTTTAAACGGGCTCATTCCTTTTAAATATACTTTTCTGAAAACGGCTTCTTTTTTGATCAATTGCTCACTAAAATTATGATGTATAAAAATCTCTATATTGGCATTTGAGCACTTTACAACATCTTCTTTTATAGCTTTCTCCTTATTGTCAGTATACTTTTCATCGGTATTTATAAAGGTCAAAACAAGTTCTTCATTGGGCTTAAAATCTTGTTGAAAGGCTATTTCGTCCCACTTTCCATCGTTATCAAGGTCATCGTATTGAATCGGAATTCTGTTTTTATCGTCATCCTGTACAATTAATAAACTCGAATTATTTAAAGCCAAGCATTTAGATTCAAGTTCTTGAAAAGATAAAATAATTGATACCCCTAAACGTTCAATATTTGCTTTATTTTTTAAAGTAATCTTAGAAGAATTAGAACATGCTGACACTATAAATACACTACATAATAGTAATAAACCCTTTTCAAAAATTCTAGACATATTTATAAATTTATTATTTGATACAACAATCCAAGTATTTCTCGTTATTTAATTATAAATGAGCTACTTGTTACAAATAAACTAATGAATGAAAGAAATAAGCAGATCAATAATTCAAGATTGTAGACTTAAAGTTTTATATCTATATTTGTTGCATACTAAACAAACTAAAAGTGGCTTAAACATTCAAAAATGGGGTTCTGAACTATTGTACTCTAGGTTTGAACAATTTTATCCTTCTACTAAAATATAATATGTGTTATTTGTACACCAAGAAATAAAAGCATAAAGTATATTTACGTAGCAGACTAATTAGAAAAATGAAAAGATTATTTACAATACTAATTGTTTATGGTTTACTCCTCCTTTCGGGGTGTGAACCCGAACAACAAACAAACGTTTTACTACCTCCTAGCAACCTTTCTTATGTACATGTAATTGGTGCAGCAGAAAGTGGTCAAGGTTTTACTACTCCTCGACCTGCAGTACAAACATCTTCAACTCCAGCATTCCATTTAGTGAGTGTAAAAGGAGCCAATGGAGGTGAATATATTGATGGTGAAGTGACTTTAGATTCAGTTTCTGGTATAATAAGTTTAGCAAATGGCCATCAGTTAATTGATGGAGATTATTATGCTTCGGTTAGCGTGAAAAATAATTATGGAGATACAGATTTTACAGATGTATTTCAATTCACAGTTCTTCCTTCAATTGTCTCAGGAATTACGTATACTCCAAATGAGTATACCATAATGAGAGGAGAAGAAGAATTGACAACTGAAGCACCAACTATTGAAGGTGGTTCTTCACCTTATACTTTCAAATCTGTCAATAATTCTTTCTTTGCAATAGATTCGGCAAGTGGTGTTGTTTCTTTACCACAAACGTCAGCATTAGATGCAGGTGTTTATAATTTATCGGTAACGGTTACCAATGCAACTAACGAAGATGTTGTTGCTTCTAACGCAATAAAGGTAAATTACGAGTCAGCTCCTTACGAAATTACATATACAAACCCTACTCCTACTGTTCCGGTTGGACATACATTTATTATTGATGCTCCAGTTACTAAAGGAACAAATAAATTTGGAAATACAATTGCTTACTCTTTAGTAAACAATTATAATAACTTATTTACAATTAATCCTAGTACAGCTCTTATCACATTTACTGCAGACCCTACGTTGGTTAATTTAAATGATACTTTTAAACTAGACGTTAAAGCAGTAAATGCTTACGGTGAGTATGTAAAAGAAAATGCGGTTAATGTTACAATTGTAGAAGCGAAAGATTGGGCTCCATATAATTTAATGTATGATCCTAATTATAGTAAAGTTTTCCAAGGTGACAATTTTACTTCTGTAACTCCAATAATTGGTGGGTTAACAGATAACCTTATCTATACATTAGAAAATGATTTCGACATTTTTGCAATTGACGAAAATTCTGGTGTGCTTTCTTACCTTCCTCAAGTAGATCCATCTGCTGTAGAACCGGGTAATTATGAGTTAAATATTGAAGCTACAAATCCATATGGTTTAACATTATTCCCAGATGCTTATTCTGTAGAAATTGTATCTTCTGAACCTGAAGTTATTTTTACCGATGGATTTGAAGACATCCCTGCCGATGTTCCAGAATATGTAGAAAGTCCTACAGAATGTCGTTTTGGTAAATTCGTATCGTATAGTGTATTAGGTGTTCCTTCTATTAAAAGTGGCGATCAGTGGTTCCAAGGTTTTGACTACAGATCTTCTACACCAGGTGATAACGCCAATTACCCTTACAGACCGGGTATCTTTATTGTTAATGGCAAACAAAAAGGAGAAGATTATCTCGTTTCTGATGAAATTGATTTCACGTATCATAATAATTTGAAATTGACATTAATAGCTGCGTCTAAGTACGGTACTGAAGCTGCCAATTCTGAAATAGAAATGTATGCTACTACTAATTTTACAGGAGATCCAACCACTACTACTTGGATTCAAATTGATATTCCTGCAACAAAAAACCTTAGCAATCAGAGTTTTGTTACTAATCCTATCATAGATTTTGATTTAAATCAATTAGCTGGTAAAAAAGTAAGGTTAGCTTTTAAAGTATATACTATTGGTGATTCTGAATCTAGTATGTCTAGAAACTATTGGATCAATACAATTCAAATTAGTGGCTCTAGATTCCGTTAATCATTTTTTTAAAATAATAGCAGTGAATGTGTATTAAAAGCACATTCACATAGAAAAAATAAGCAAATGAAAAGCAAATTATTAACTAAAGGTCTGTATAGTGTCCTCTTCCTTTGGATGCTATCAATACCACTTACATACGGTCAGGGTGTTCCGAGTGTAAAAGGTGTTGTTTACGATGAAACTGGTGCTACATTACCAGGTGCTCAGGTTATGATAAAAGGAACAGATAAAGGTGTAGTTACAGATTTTGATGGCAACTTCAAGTTTGTAAATGTTAGACCAACAGACGTCTTAATGATCTCTTATATTGGTTATGAAACCACTTTTATAAAAATTGGTACTCAAACAGAAGTCAAAGTAGCATTAACGTTAGACACAGAGGTCTTAGACGAAATTGTTGTTGTGGGTTATGGTGTACAAGATAAAAGAGATGTTTCTGGTTCTATTGCCTCTGTAGATTCTGAAACTTTTGAAAACAATGCAGCAGCAAATTTTGATGAGATGCTATCTGGTCAAGTTGCAGGTATGTCTGCAAGTACAGGTGAAGGTACTCCAGGTGCTGCTGCTAATATCGTTATCCGTGGTGGTAATTCTATTACTGGCGATAACTCTCCATTGTATGTTGTTGATGGTTTTCCTATGGAAGATTTTGACCCCTCTTCTATCAGTCCTAGTGATATTAAAGGATTTGAAGTACTTAAAGATGCTTCTGCAACAGCTATCTATGGTTCTAGAGGTGCAAACGGTGTAATTATTATAACCACGAAAGGTGGTAAAGCAGGTAAATTTAAAGTTGGTTTAACACACTCTACTGGTGTAGCTCTTGAGCCTAATGGACTTGCTTTAATGTCTCCTTATGAGTTTGTAAAAATGCAAGAAGAGATTGCGATTAGTAAAGGTGGTGATTTCTCTGAGCAGTTTTACAATACATGGGTAGACCCAGAATTGTACAAAGATATGGAGGCTATTGATTGGCAAGACCGTATTATGCAAGATGCCTTGTTTACAAAAACAGGTGTAACATTTAGTGGTGGTAATGAGCAAACAAAACATTACACTTCTTTAAACTACATGAACCAAGATGGTGTACTTCTTAGCACTGGATATGAGAACATTTCAGCAAGAATGAAAATTGACCATAAACTACATAACAACGGTAAAATTGGCATTAATTTAAACTATACTCACTCAGAAAGAGAAGGTTTAAATAATAACAAAAAGGCACTTCAAGATGCTTGGAGATTACGTCCCGTAGATCCAATTAACCCTGATGGTAGAGAAAATGGTATTGATGAAAATAACGTAAATGATAACCGTTACGATCCTGTTGCTACTTTAAATAATACCGAAAATAATTTAAATAGAAATGAGCTTCGTGCAATTGGTTACTACGAACAACCAATTAATAAGCATTTAAAATTTAGAATTGCTGGTAGTGCTAAAACACTTAATGAGACGCAAACAATGTTTTTTGATGAAAACACCTATTCTGGCTCTAGAACTTCTAAAGGTGTAAACGGAAGTATTCTTAACAACGAATCAACTACATTAAAAAACACAAATACTGTTACCTATAACAACAAATGGGGTAAGCACAAATTACAAATGGTAGGTGG
It encodes the following:
- a CDS encoding gluconate 5-dehydrogenase, encoding MILDNFNLQGKRALVTGGTHGLGMAIATGLAEAGAELIINDVFEPKLKEAIETYKSKGFKAHGYVFDVTDAVNVKAKVAQIEEEVGPIDILVNNAGIIKRTPVLEMEVEDFRQVIDIDLVGPFIMAKYVGEHMVKRGEGKIINMCSMMSELGRNSVSAYAAAKGGLKMLTRNLATEWAKYNIQVNGIGPGYFATTQTAEIRVDGHPFNDFILNRTPAARWGDPEDLQGAAVFLSSKAANFVNGHVVYVDGGILATIGKPHNEE
- a CDS encoding DUF6250 domain-containing protein, with protein sequence MKMKFYQFAFLLLCISGVASAQQPYTQGKLLFEEDFSSEESFTNNWQVQLFKKGSEKAGYYHVKNGKLEVLSESGCTVWLTKKLKGNVKIEYDVKVDTSGVSQLGKIMISDVNCFWMASAPKGKSLFDSSYNGMFLNYHNMQAYYASLGGRFNTTTRSRRYPRDIDSKHVKHISLGYQDGKEKIKDAQEMHITLISYNGLVQYFVNNKLVYEFKPDTIVQTEIDKVKGVENVTYSLKKYPAYTKGYFGFRLTTSRHFYDNVKIYRLN
- a CDS encoding DUF4861 family protein, whose product is MSRIFEKGLLLLCSVFIVSACSNSSKITLKNKANIERLGVSIILSFQELESKCLALNNSSLLIVQDDDKNRIPIQYDDLDNDGKWDEIAFQQDFKPNEELVLTFINTDEKYTDNKEKAIKEDVVKCSNANIEIFIHHNFSEQLIKKEAVFRKVYLKGMSPFKAKRIEVTSGKLALQKNGEIFRMDSIENIEVISTGKYRTIVQVDYLPIIIDGATYALSEVIQLWEGKSYYDSEVKVKGVNLKDVYVVTVMGNISSDELKLQKPNSTSTFLYTYNEKYKIEYGLGVFFNDESFKGYGEFSSTANSYSNTYFAKFQPNLGDTLSLRYYIGLEKKFPFKSNKADSNFHKQRLLPSKSTIMVL
- a CDS encoding MFS transporter, producing MDTTIEKAPLVNEDVKSEQLTEKKSNYRYRILSLLFMATTINYMDRSIMGVLAPTLETLFDWTKTDYANINIAFKLAYAIGMLSMGGIIDKFGTRIGYVTSIAIWSAFGMMHALLRPAFGLFAFMAARFGLGFGEAGNFPAAVKTVAEWFPKKDRAFATGIFNAGSNVGAILAPIAVGLIVQEDGTNWQYSFLVTGIFSAIWILLWLKFYKKPKECKGVNKAELDYIQQDDINEGITEEEEVIKLPWSKVAKMKETWAFAVGKMTDGVWFFFMFWSGMFFKDTFGVSIKELGAALVLVYVFADLGSIAGGYLSRYFIDKGWSLNKARKTSLLICALCIVPVVFATLTENQWIAAILIAIASGGHQAWSANLFTLASDIMPKQATASVVGIGGMVGAVTGMAIDFFLGKYLDSFGDGTYFWMFLIAGCSYLVILGIIQLISPNLTPAKIK
- a CDS encoding sulfatase family protein, which encodes MMMNKLTTILSVLTLLIFWSCQKNTTTTSKEKKPNIIFVYLDDLGYGDLSSYGGDISTPNIDNMANGGVRFTNAYASSATCTPSRYAAFTGIYPWREKDAKILPGTAPMLIGKQQMTVPKMLREQGYETAIIGKWHMGLGNGQNNWNEHISPNPNDVGFDYSFIMAATQDRVPTVFIENGNVVGLDKNDPIEINYNKNFPGQTSGKENPELTTMKWHHGHNSSIINGIPRIGYMKGGKAAIWDDQEMTNTFLGGVKEYIHEHKSNDKPFFLAYTMQQPHVPRTPHPDFIGKSGKGPRGDVIMEADWAIGELMKTLEKEGIAENTLIIFSSDNGPVLNDGYYDDAVEKLGNHKPSGNLKGGKYSLFDAGTHVPFITYWKGTIQPKVSDALVCQLDILSSLAGLTGSNITTKDSEDMLNAFLGKTTVGRSKLILEANTKTLLREGDWVMIPPYQGPKVETQVNIELGNADEFQLYNIKEDPSQNNNLAQTNKKKLQEMINSFEKVRGNDYQKVEQLELK
- a CDS encoding DUF4958 domain-containing protein, translated to MKRLFTILIVYGLLLLSGCEPEQQTNVLLPPSNLSYVHVIGAAESGQGFTTPRPAVQTSSTPAFHLVSVKGANGGEYIDGEVTLDSVSGIISLANGHQLIDGDYYASVSVKNNYGDTDFTDVFQFTVLPSIVSGITYTPNEYTIMRGEEELTTEAPTIEGGSSPYTFKSVNNSFFAIDSASGVVSLPQTSALDAGVYNLSVTVTNATNEDVVASNAIKVNYESAPYEITYTNPTPTVPVGHTFIIDAPVTKGTNKFGNTIAYSLVNNYNNLFTINPSTALITFTADPTLVNLNDTFKLDVKAVNAYGEYVKENAVNVTIVEAKDWAPYNLMYDPNYSKVFQGDNFTSVTPIIGGLTDNLIYTLENDFDIFAIDENSGVLSYLPQVDPSAVEPGNYELNIEATNPYGLTLFPDAYSVEIVSSEPEVIFTDGFEDIPADVPEYVESPTECRFGKFVSYSVLGVPSIKSGDQWFQGFDYRSSTPGDNANYPYRPGIFIVNGKQKGEDYLVSDEIDFTYHNNLKLTLIAASKYGTEAANSEIEMYATTNFTGDPTTTTWIQIDIPATKNLSNQSFVTNPIIDFDLNQLAGKKVRLAFKVYTIGDSESSMSRNYWINTIQISGSRFR